In Thalassophryne amazonica chromosome 14, fThaAma1.1, whole genome shotgun sequence, one DNA window encodes the following:
- the LOC117524279 gene encoding olfactory receptor 49-like, which translates to MMWNVSVITVFTLSGLNFTFEEKIALFSFSLLWYLLILLLNGSIIIAIIMDKNLHEPMYIILCNFCINTLYGTVGFYPKFLLDLLFSHVILYAGCMLQGFVIHSAKACDFSILTLMAYDRYVAICRPLQYHSFMTKQRVFLLVFFFWLIPLCCKLVGSMTLLGSQLCGSHINRIYCVNWMIASLACSPPKVHIAVEYFIIMFYVCHIWLIFISYVYLIRTCLSSKNSWRRFMQTCLPHLICLFIFLFSLLLDLFYMRFGSKDLSQDLSNLMAMEFLFIPPVVYPLIYGLKLTKIRKKLVNYFCIVKKKQIGRVQHSAVEAKLTDLAAHLANAESRIDFLEDANKVLEANPPATQTEVEALRMKVDDLENRCRQNKLRFVGFPEDAEGLDILAYMCSTIPELLQSDFPGGLQIGRAHRSLGKCRLEGQPPRAIIVRLLRFQDRERIVEMVRKRGKLHWDGHHIMIFPDYSKLVTDKRAGFSQCKKLLHERKIAFSLVFPAVLVLKMAGGKREFTDPKKALNYI; encoded by the exons ATGATGTGGAATGTTTCAGTCATAACAGTTTTCACACTTTCAGGGTTAAATTTCACATTTGAAGAGAAAATTGCCCTCTTCTCGTTCTCTTTGTTGTGGTATTTATTGATTCTGTTGTTAAATGGCAGTATTATTATTGCCATCATTATGGATAAAAACCTCCATGAGCCCATGTATATCATCTTGTGTAATTTTTGCATTAATACGCTGTATGGCACTGTTGGATTTTATCCTAAATTCCTTTTGGACCTTCTGTTTTCTCATGTCATTTTGTATGCTGGATGTATGTTACAGGGTTTTGTAATACATTCAGCAAAAGCTTGTGACTTTTCCATCCTCACTCTGATGGCGTACGACAGATATGTGGCTATATGTCGACCTCTGCAGTACCATTCCTTCATGACAAAACAGAGAGTGTTTCTCTTAGTGTTTTTCTTCTGGTTGATACCACTTTGTTGTAAGTTAGTTGGTAGTATGACATTATTGGGATCACAGTTGTGTGGTTCTCACATAAATAGAATATACTGTGTTAACTGGATGATTGCTTCACTTGCTTGTTCACCCCCCAAAGTACATATTGCTGTGGAATATTTTATTATCATGTTTTATGTCTGCCATATCTGGCTTATTTTCATATCTTATGTTTACCTGATAAGAACATGTTTATCATCTAAAAACAGCTGGAGGAGGTTTATGCAGACATGTTTGCCACATTTAATCTGTctcttcatttttttgttttctctgcTTTTAGATTTATTTTACATGAGGTTTGGTTCAAAGGATTTGTCTCAAGATCTCTCTAACTTAATGGCAATGGAATTTCTTTTTATTCCTCCAGTAGTTTACCCACTTATATATGGACTCAAACTCACCAAAATACGCAAGAAacttgtgaattatttctgtattgTAAAGAAAAAGCAAATAGGGAGAGTTCAACACAG TGCTGTGGAAGCTAAGCTAACAGACCTAGCCGCTCACTTGGCTAATGCCGAATCCCGTATTGACTTTCTCGAGGATGCTAATAAGGTGCTAGAAGCTAATCCTCCAGCCACCCAGACAGAAGTGGAGGCACTGAGAATGAAAGTGGATGACCTGGAGAATAGATGCCGGCAGAATAAACTTCGTTTTGTTGGTTTTCCGGAGGACGCTGAGGGCTTGGATATTCTGGCGTATATGTGCTCAACCATCCCAGAGCTCCTGCAGTCCGATTTCCCTGGAGGCCTGCAGATTGGCCGTGCGCACCGGAGCCTGGGTAAGTGCAGACTGGAGGGCCAGCCACCTAGGGCTATCATTGTCCGACTTCTACGATTTCAGGACCGGGAGCGGATTGTGGAGATGGTGCGTAAGAGGGGAAAATTACACTGGGATGGACATCATATTATGATCTTTCCGGATTATTCTAAGTTGGTCACAGACAAGCGGGCGGGATTTAGCCAATGTAAAAAACTACTACACGAGAGGAAAATTGCGTTCTCCCTGGTGTTTCCAGCAGTGCTTGTCCTCAAGATGGCCGGAGGTAAACGTGAGTTCACTGACCCCAAGAAGGCATTGAATTACATTTGA